A genomic window from Sorex araneus isolate mSorAra2 chromosome 2, mSorAra2.pri, whole genome shotgun sequence includes:
- the PFKFB2 gene encoding 6-phosphofructo-2-kinase/fructose-2,6-bisphosphatase 2 isoform X1 — protein MSGNPALSPEQNNNSYEPKPSSFRMSEKKCSWASYMTNSPTLIVMIGLPARGKTYVSKKLTRYLNWIGVPTKVFNLGVYRREAVKSYKSYDFFRHDNEEAMKIRRQCALVALEDVKAYLTEDSGQIAVFDATNTTRERRDMILNFAKENSFKVFFVESVCDDPDVIAANILEVKVSSPDYPERNRENVMEDFLKRIECYQVTYRPLDPDSYDKDLSFIKVINVGQRFLVNRVQDYIQSKIVYYLMNIHVQPRTIYLCRHGESEFNLLGKIGGDSGLSVRGKQFSQALRQFLEEQEIADLKVWTSQLKRTIQTAEALGVTYEQWKILNEIDAGVCEEMTYAEIKTEHPEEFALRDQEKYLYRYPGGESYQDLVQRLEPAIMELERQGNVLVICHQAVMRCLLAYFLDKGAGELPYLRCPLHTIFKLTPVAYGCKVETIKLNVEAVDTHRDKPANNFPKNQTPVRTRRNSFTPLSSSNTVRRPRNYSVGSRPLQPLSPLRALDMQEGADQPKNQVSIPVV, from the exons ATGTCTGGGAATCCTGCACtctccccagaacaaaacaacaacagctaTGAGCCCAAGCCCTCCAGCTTCCGCATGTCTGAGAAGAAATGCT cctgggcctcctacatgacCAACTCTCCAACACTCATTGTCATGATTGGCCTGCCAGCCCGTGGCAAAACCTACGTGTCCAAGAAACTCACCCGTTATCTCAACTGGATTGGGGTGCCCACCAAAG TGTTTAACCTTGGCGTGTACAGACGCGAGGCGGTCAAGTCCTATAAGTCCTATGACTTCTTCCGGCATGACAATGAGGAGGCCATGAAGATCCGCag GCAGTGTGCCCTGGTCGCCCTGGAAGACGTGAAAGCGTACCTCACCGAGGACAGCGGGCAGATCGCG GTATTCGATGCCACCAACACCACTCGGGAACGGAGAGACATGATTCTAAACTTTGCCAAGGAGAATTCCTTCAAG GTGTTCTTCGTGGAATCTGTCTGTGATGATCCAGATGTCATTGCGGCCAACATCTTG GAAGTGAAGGTATCGAGCCCGGACTACCCTGAAAGGAACCGAGAGAATGTGATGGAAGATTTCCTGAAGAGAATTGAGTGCTACCAGGTCACCTACCGACCCCTGGACCCCGACAGCTATGACAA GGATCTTTCCTTCATCAAGGTGATCAACGTGGGCCAGAGGTTCCTTGTGAACCGGGTGCAGGACTACATCCAGAGCAAGATCGTGTACTACCTCATGAACATCCACGTGCAGCCCCGTACCATTTACCTGTGCCGCCACGGCGAGAGCGAATTCAATCTCCTAGGGAAGATCGGGGGCGACTCAGGCCTCTCTGTGCGGGGAAAGCAG TTTTCCCAGGCTCTGAGGCAGTTTCTGGAGGAACAGGAGATAGCAGACCTGAAGGTGTGGACGAGCCAGTTGAAAAGGACCATCCAGACGGCAGAGGCCCTGGGGGTCACCTACGAGCAGTGGAAGATTCTCAACGAGATCGATGCC ggtgtgtgtgaggagatGACGTACGCGGAGATCAAAACGGAGCACCCGGAGGAGTTTGCACTACGAGACCAGGAGAAGTACTTGTATCGCTACCCTGGCGGGGAG TCGTACCAGGACCTGGTGCAGCGGCTGGAGCCTGCCATCATGGAGCTGGAGCGGCAGGGCAACGTCCTCGTCATCTGCCACCAGGCTGTCATGCGCTGCCTTCTGGCGTACTTCCTGGACAAGGGTGCAG gagagctgccctacttGAGGTGCCCTCTGCATACCATCTTCAAACTCACTCCAGTGGCTTATG GCTGCAAAGTGGAAACAATCAAACTCAACGTGGAGGCTGTGGACACTCACCGTGACAAGCCAGCT AACAACTTCCCCAAGAACCAAACCCCTGTAAGGACAAGAAGGAACAGCTTTACACCTCTGTCCAGTTCGAATACAGTAAGGCGTCCGAGAAATTACAGTGTTGGGAgccggcccctccagcccctcagccctctcCGTGCCCTGGACATGCAAGAAGGGGCCGACCAGCCGAAGAACCAAGTCAGCATTCCGGTGGTGTGA
- the PFKFB2 gene encoding 6-phosphofructo-2-kinase/fructose-2,6-bisphosphatase 2 isoform X3, translated as MSGNPALSPEQNNNSYEPKPSSFRMSEKKCSWASYMTNSPTLIVMIGLPARGKTYVSKKLTRYLNWIGVPTKVFNLGVYRREAVKSYKSYDFFRHDNEEAMKIRRQCALVALEDVKAYLTEDSGQIAVFDATNTTRERRDMILNFAKENSFKVFFVESVCDDPDVIAANILEVKVSSPDYPERNRENVMEDFLKRIECYQVTYRPLDPDSYDKDLSFIKVINVGQRFLVNRVQDYIQSKIVYYLMNIHVQPRTIYLCRHGESEFNLLGKIGGDSGLSVRGKQFSQALRQFLEEQEIADLKVWTSQLKRTIQTAEALGVTYEQWKILNEIDAGVCEEMTYAEIKTEHPEEFALRDQEKYLYRYPGGESYQDLVQRLEPAIMELERQGNVLVICHQAVMRCLLAYFLDKGAGELPYLRCPLHTIFKLTPVAYGCKVETIKLNVEAVDTHRDKPAADAVLAIHRHSSTASLLSLS; from the exons ATGTCTGGGAATCCTGCACtctccccagaacaaaacaacaacagctaTGAGCCCAAGCCCTCCAGCTTCCGCATGTCTGAGAAGAAATGCT cctgggcctcctacatgacCAACTCTCCAACACTCATTGTCATGATTGGCCTGCCAGCCCGTGGCAAAACCTACGTGTCCAAGAAACTCACCCGTTATCTCAACTGGATTGGGGTGCCCACCAAAG TGTTTAACCTTGGCGTGTACAGACGCGAGGCGGTCAAGTCCTATAAGTCCTATGACTTCTTCCGGCATGACAATGAGGAGGCCATGAAGATCCGCag GCAGTGTGCCCTGGTCGCCCTGGAAGACGTGAAAGCGTACCTCACCGAGGACAGCGGGCAGATCGCG GTATTCGATGCCACCAACACCACTCGGGAACGGAGAGACATGATTCTAAACTTTGCCAAGGAGAATTCCTTCAAG GTGTTCTTCGTGGAATCTGTCTGTGATGATCCAGATGTCATTGCGGCCAACATCTTG GAAGTGAAGGTATCGAGCCCGGACTACCCTGAAAGGAACCGAGAGAATGTGATGGAAGATTTCCTGAAGAGAATTGAGTGCTACCAGGTCACCTACCGACCCCTGGACCCCGACAGCTATGACAA GGATCTTTCCTTCATCAAGGTGATCAACGTGGGCCAGAGGTTCCTTGTGAACCGGGTGCAGGACTACATCCAGAGCAAGATCGTGTACTACCTCATGAACATCCACGTGCAGCCCCGTACCATTTACCTGTGCCGCCACGGCGAGAGCGAATTCAATCTCCTAGGGAAGATCGGGGGCGACTCAGGCCTCTCTGTGCGGGGAAAGCAG TTTTCCCAGGCTCTGAGGCAGTTTCTGGAGGAACAGGAGATAGCAGACCTGAAGGTGTGGACGAGCCAGTTGAAAAGGACCATCCAGACGGCAGAGGCCCTGGGGGTCACCTACGAGCAGTGGAAGATTCTCAACGAGATCGATGCC ggtgtgtgtgaggagatGACGTACGCGGAGATCAAAACGGAGCACCCGGAGGAGTTTGCACTACGAGACCAGGAGAAGTACTTGTATCGCTACCCTGGCGGGGAG TCGTACCAGGACCTGGTGCAGCGGCTGGAGCCTGCCATCATGGAGCTGGAGCGGCAGGGCAACGTCCTCGTCATCTGCCACCAGGCTGTCATGCGCTGCCTTCTGGCGTACTTCCTGGACAAGGGTGCAG gagagctgccctacttGAGGTGCCCTCTGCATACCATCTTCAAACTCACTCCAGTGGCTTATG GCTGCAAAGTGGAAACAATCAAACTCAACGTGGAGGCTGTGGACACTCACCGTGACAAGCCAGCT GCAGATGCCGTCCTGGCCATACACAGACACTCCTCCACAGCGTCCCTCCTGTCGCTGTCCTGA
- the YOD1 gene encoding ubiquitin thioesterase OTU1, translated as MFGPAKGGHLGVGAAAGFPGGAALPAAGTKAGAAGVALGGGPAGTMWRLRCKAKDGTYVLQGLSSRTPVRELQGQIAAVTGIAPGGQRILAGYPPECLDLSDGDTTLGDLPLQSGDMLIVEEDQTRPQTSSTFAKHGAPSHIREPLPVLCRISVPADNSCLFTSVYYVVEGGVLNPACAPEMRRLIAQIVASDPDFYSEAILGKTNQEYCDWIRRDDTWGGAIEISILSKFYQCEICVVDTQTVRIDRFGEDAGYSKRVLLIYDGIHYDPLQRSFPDPDTPPLTIFSSNDDIVLVQALELADEARRKRQFTDVNRFTLRCMVCQKGLTGQAEAREHAKETGHTSFGEV; from the exons ATGTTTGGCCCGGCCAAGGGCGGCCATCTTGGAGTCGGCGCGGCGGCCGGTTTCCCCGGCGGCGCTGCGCTCCCTGCCGCGGGGACCAAGGCGGGCGCCGCTGGGGTCGCGCTCGGGGGTGGCCCGGCGGGCACCATGTGGCGGCTCCGGTGCAAGGCCAAGGACGGGACCTATGTCTTGCAGGGGCTGTCCAGCCGGACCCCTGTGCGCGAACTCCAGGGCCAGATCGCCGCGGTCACCGGGATCGCGCCGGGCGGCCAGCGGATCCTCGCGGGCTACCCGCCCGAGTGCCTGGACCTCAGCGACGGGGACACCACGCTGGGGGACCTGCCCCTGCAGTCGG gAGACATGCTGATCGTTGAAGAAGACCAAACTAGGCCCCAAACTTCGTCCACATTTGCAAAACATGGTGCTCCTAGCCACATCAGGGAACCCCTGCCCGTGCTGTGCAGGATCTCGGTCCCGGCTGACAACTCCTGCCTCTTCACCAGTGTGTACTACGTCGTGGAAGGAGGGGTCTTGAACCCAGCCTGTGCTCCGGAGATGAGGCGCCTCATAGCACAAATAGTAGCAAGTGATCCAGACTTTTACAGTGAGGCAATTCTggggaaaacaaaccaagaatACTGTGACTGGATCAGAAGGGATGATACTTGGGGAGGAGCTATTGAGATATCCATTTTGTCTAAATTTTACCAATGTGAAATATGCGTAGTGGACACACAGACAGTCAGAATTGATCGTTTTGGGGAAGATGCAGGCTATTCCAAAAGAGTCCTGCTTATTTACGATGGCATCCACTATGACCCACTTCAGCGTAGCTTCCCTGACCCAGACACCCCTCCTCTGACCATTTTCTCCTCCAATGATGATATTGTTCTGGTACAAGCACTGGAGTTAGCAGATGAAGCTCGAAGAAAGAGACAGTTTACTGATGTGAACCGCTTCACTCTGCGGTGCATGGTGTGTCAGAAGGGATTGACTGGACAAGCTGAAGCCAGGGAGCATGCCAAGGAGACTGGCCACACCAGTTTTGGGGAAGTGTGA
- the PFKFB2 gene encoding 6-phosphofructo-2-kinase/fructose-2,6-bisphosphatase 2 isoform X2 has product MSGNPALSPEQNNNSYEPKPSSFRMSEKKCLFNLGVYRREAVKSYKSYDFFRHDNEEAMKIRRQCALVALEDVKAYLTEDSGQIAVFDATNTTRERRDMILNFAKENSFKVFFVESVCDDPDVIAANILEVKVSSPDYPERNRENVMEDFLKRIECYQVTYRPLDPDSYDKDLSFIKVINVGQRFLVNRVQDYIQSKIVYYLMNIHVQPRTIYLCRHGESEFNLLGKIGGDSGLSVRGKQFSQALRQFLEEQEIADLKVWTSQLKRTIQTAEALGVTYEQWKILNEIDAGVCEEMTYAEIKTEHPEEFALRDQEKYLYRYPGGESYQDLVQRLEPAIMELERQGNVLVICHQAVMRCLLAYFLDKGAGELPYLRCPLHTIFKLTPVAYGCKVETIKLNVEAVDTHRDKPANNFPKNQTPVRTRRNSFTPLSSSNTVRRPRNYSVGSRPLQPLSPLRALDMQEGADQPKNQVSIPVV; this is encoded by the exons ATGTCTGGGAATCCTGCACtctccccagaacaaaacaacaacagctaTGAGCCCAAGCCCTCCAGCTTCCGCATGTCTGAGAAGAAATGCT TGTTTAACCTTGGCGTGTACAGACGCGAGGCGGTCAAGTCCTATAAGTCCTATGACTTCTTCCGGCATGACAATGAGGAGGCCATGAAGATCCGCag GCAGTGTGCCCTGGTCGCCCTGGAAGACGTGAAAGCGTACCTCACCGAGGACAGCGGGCAGATCGCG GTATTCGATGCCACCAACACCACTCGGGAACGGAGAGACATGATTCTAAACTTTGCCAAGGAGAATTCCTTCAAG GTGTTCTTCGTGGAATCTGTCTGTGATGATCCAGATGTCATTGCGGCCAACATCTTG GAAGTGAAGGTATCGAGCCCGGACTACCCTGAAAGGAACCGAGAGAATGTGATGGAAGATTTCCTGAAGAGAATTGAGTGCTACCAGGTCACCTACCGACCCCTGGACCCCGACAGCTATGACAA GGATCTTTCCTTCATCAAGGTGATCAACGTGGGCCAGAGGTTCCTTGTGAACCGGGTGCAGGACTACATCCAGAGCAAGATCGTGTACTACCTCATGAACATCCACGTGCAGCCCCGTACCATTTACCTGTGCCGCCACGGCGAGAGCGAATTCAATCTCCTAGGGAAGATCGGGGGCGACTCAGGCCTCTCTGTGCGGGGAAAGCAG TTTTCCCAGGCTCTGAGGCAGTTTCTGGAGGAACAGGAGATAGCAGACCTGAAGGTGTGGACGAGCCAGTTGAAAAGGACCATCCAGACGGCAGAGGCCCTGGGGGTCACCTACGAGCAGTGGAAGATTCTCAACGAGATCGATGCC ggtgtgtgtgaggagatGACGTACGCGGAGATCAAAACGGAGCACCCGGAGGAGTTTGCACTACGAGACCAGGAGAAGTACTTGTATCGCTACCCTGGCGGGGAG TCGTACCAGGACCTGGTGCAGCGGCTGGAGCCTGCCATCATGGAGCTGGAGCGGCAGGGCAACGTCCTCGTCATCTGCCACCAGGCTGTCATGCGCTGCCTTCTGGCGTACTTCCTGGACAAGGGTGCAG gagagctgccctacttGAGGTGCCCTCTGCATACCATCTTCAAACTCACTCCAGTGGCTTATG GCTGCAAAGTGGAAACAATCAAACTCAACGTGGAGGCTGTGGACACTCACCGTGACAAGCCAGCT AACAACTTCCCCAAGAACCAAACCCCTGTAAGGACAAGAAGGAACAGCTTTACACCTCTGTCCAGTTCGAATACAGTAAGGCGTCCGAGAAATTACAGTGTTGGGAgccggcccctccagcccctcagccctctcCGTGCCCTGGACATGCAAGAAGGGGCCGACCAGCCGAAGAACCAAGTCAGCATTCCGGTGGTGTGA